The nucleotide window TTATCCTGCTTTATATCGAACCATGCCTCACACCTTCTTGTTCCAAAGCCAGATGAATCTGCAGCTAGATCCCTTTTTTACTTTCAAGAGGCTCGACAAGCATGCTATTGACCCTCTTCAGATATTTCTCTGGAATCTTCTTCGCAGCATCGTGTATTACGCTCTTGCTTGGTGCTCTGTCTATCTCCATTATCTTCAGTAAATCAGGTCTAGCTCTAAGGTGCGATTCCATGCTTCTGTAATCAAACCTAAACTTCTCCTTCAGCAATGCACACATAACCATTGCCCTTGGCGGATACGGCGTTCTGCCTCCATTCTCTCCTCCACTCTTTGGCTCCCACGGTGCATCCATGCTCCATACAACCAGTTTCGCCTTCTCCAAAAATAATGCCTCTTCATCCTTGCGGTAGAGGTCGTATGCTGGCCAGTTCCTTGGTTTTGCCTTTTGTTTTGCCCCTGTCTTTA belongs to Nitrososphaerales archaeon and includes:
- a CDS encoding transposase, whose translation is MQKLKTGAKQKAKPRNWPAYDLYRKDEEALFLEKAKLVVWSMDAPWEPKSGGENGGRTPYPPRAMVMCALLKEKFRFDYRSMESHLRARPDLLKIMEIDRAPSKSVIHDAAKKIPEKYLKRVNSMLVEPLESKKGI